One Dromiciops gliroides isolate mDroGli1 chromosome 3, mDroGli1.pri, whole genome shotgun sequence DNA segment encodes these proteins:
- the LOC122750206 gene encoding LOW QUALITY PROTEIN: olfactory receptor 149-like (The sequence of the model RefSeq protein was modified relative to this genomic sequence to represent the inferred CDS: deleted 1 base in 1 codon), producing the protein MKNHTVVTEFILLGIPHTEGMEIELFFVFLSFYFFTLLGNLTILLAIISSSRLHTPMYFFLCKLSIFDIFFPSVSSPKMLFFLSGNSHAISYGGCVCQLFFYHFLGCTECFLYTVMAYDRFVAICYPLRYTVIMSHKVCAILAMGTSFFGCIQATFLTALTFQLPYCGPNKVEYFFCDIPVMLKLACADTSALEMVGFISVGLMPFSCFLLILTSYSRIVCSILRIRSAEGRRRAFSTCSAHLTAILLFYMPVVLIYLQPTPNPWLNATVQILNNLVTPMLNPLIYSLRNKEVKSSLRKVLQQVGFLPEQ; encoded by the exons ATGAAGAATCATACAGTGGTGACTGAGTTCATCCTTCTAGGAATTCCCCACACAGAAGGGATGGAGATTGaacttttctttgtgttcttaTCTTTCTACTTCTTTACCTTGCTGGGGAACCTGACCATTCTGTTGGCCATCATTTCCTCCTCTCGTCTTCACACCCCCATGTATTTCTTCCTGTGCAAGTTGTCTATTTTTGACATATTTTTCCCTTCAGTGAGTTCTCCtaaaatgctatttttcctttctgggaACAGCCATGCCATCTCCTATGGGGGCTGTGTATGTCAACTCTTTTTCTATCATTTCCTTGGCTGCACCGAGTGTTTCCTATACACTGTTATGGCCTATGACCGCTTTGTTGCCATCTGTTACCCCTTGCGGTACACAGTCATCATGAGCCATAAGGTATGTGCCATCTTGGCTATGGGGACCTCA TTTTTTGGCTGTATTCAAGCCACCTTTCTAACTGCTCTCACCTTCCAGTTGCCCTATTGTGGACCCAATAAGGTGGAATATTTCTTCTGTGATATCCCAGTGATGTTGAAGCTAGCTTGTGCAGATACCTCAGCCCTGGAGATGGTGGGTTTCATAAGTGTGGGCCTCATGCCTTTCAGCTGCTTTCTCCTAATCCTTACTTCTTATAGCCGCATCGTTTGCTCCATATTGAGAATACGCTCAGCAGAGGGCCGACGGAGAGCCTTCTCCACTTGCAGTGCTCACCTCACAGCCATCCtcctattttatatgcctgtgGTCCTCATCTACCTACAGCCTACCCCCAATCCTTGGCTGAATGCCACTGTTCAGATTCTGAATAATTTGGTCACTCCCATGCTGAATCCTTTGATCTATAGTTTGAGGAACAAGGAGGTAAAATCATCCCTAAGGAAGGTGCTACAGCAGGTTGGGTTCCTTCCTGAGCAGTAA